In Curtobacterium sp. TC1, the following proteins share a genomic window:
- a CDS encoding helix-turn-helix domain-containing protein, with product MSTLSDELAAVGIDVGAQKPAVARALVCIGSRYRGRLTAPEIAAASGYSKRGLQEAFQRDLGMPPSLVVRVLRLHRARQMILANPYQPVGTAAAASGIAHFGRFSAYYRAQYGETPSETAHAARA from the coding sequence ATGTCGACGTTGTCGGACGAGCTTGCAGCGGTGGGGATCGATGTTGGCGCGCAGAAGCCGGCGGTGGCTCGAGCGTTGGTCTGTATCGGGTCGCGGTATCGGGGGCGGCTGACGGCGCCGGAGATCGCGGCGGCGAGCGGCTACAGCAAACGGGGCCTGCAGGAAGCGTTCCAGCGGGATCTGGGGATGCCGCCCTCCCTCGTGGTCCGGGTGCTGCGGTTGCATCGGGCACGACAGATGATCCTCGCGAACCCGTATCAGCCGGTCGGAACGGCTGCGGCGGCGAGTGGGATTGCGCACTTCGGCCGGTTCTCCGCCTACTACCGGGCCCAGTACGGTGAGACACCGTCCGAGACCGCACACGCCGCCCGCGCCTAA
- a CDS encoding helix-turn-helix transcriptional regulator, translated as MNESTVERTRLAVRTHEVAAAREAVARTHLTHGLQVSVLDGAAFAFEETLTGTQLLALESTRCSGIVRGEVESGGDVFVVWLKSGCGAVDGKVLLRGRPVLYREGRQSFRWAGFQKDVVRIDRETVEQVAAERGGWNPAPLEFKPHHVPEGAPLAAWWLVVRAIAPEILGSTGPVSLERERELVRFAAAGLLTAVPHWPVGQGREAPARTRLTKAEAFLLDHIAERITVDDVAQAAGMSVRGLQGAFRRIHGVSPLFYLKGIRLLLAREQLESGEAESVAAVARSVGLTHLGRFAASYKAEFGQLPGDALRAAAEG; from the coding sequence GTGAATGAATCAACGGTGGAGCGGACCCGTCTGGCCGTGCGAACGCATGAGGTGGCGGCGGCGCGCGAGGCGGTGGCGCGAACGCATCTGACCCACGGTTTGCAAGTAAGCGTTCTGGACGGGGCAGCGTTTGCGTTCGAGGAGACGTTGACTGGGACGCAGCTGCTGGCGCTGGAGTCGACGCGATGCTCTGGAATCGTTCGCGGGGAGGTTGAGTCCGGTGGCGATGTGTTCGTGGTGTGGTTGAAATCCGGCTGTGGCGCCGTGGATGGGAAGGTGCTGCTGCGGGGTCGGCCGGTGCTGTATCGGGAGGGCCGGCAGTCGTTTCGGTGGGCGGGGTTCCAGAAGGATGTGGTGCGCATCGACCGGGAAACCGTCGAGCAGGTCGCCGCGGAACGGGGCGGGTGGAACCCTGCACCGTTGGAGTTCAAGCCCCATCACGTGCCGGAAGGGGCGCCGCTCGCGGCGTGGTGGCTGGTTGTGCGTGCGATCGCTCCCGAGATCCTGGGCAGCACCGGACCGGTGTCGCTGGAGCGGGAGCGGGAGCTTGTCCGATTCGCGGCCGCGGGCTTGTTGACCGCGGTCCCGCACTGGCCGGTCGGGCAGGGCCGTGAGGCACCGGCGCGCACCCGGTTGACGAAAGCCGAAGCGTTCCTGCTGGACCACATCGCGGAGCGGATCACCGTCGACGACGTCGCACAGGCCGCGGGCATGAGCGTGCGGGGACTGCAGGGCGCGTTCCGACGCATCCACGGGGTGTCGCCGCTGTTCTATTTGAAGGGCATCCGGCTGCTGCTGGCGCGGGAGCAGCTCGAGTCCGGCGAAGCCGAGTCGGTGGCAGCGGTGGCCCGGTCCGTCGGGCTGACGCACCTCGGCCGGTTCGCGGCGTCCTACAAGGCAGAATTCGGCCAGCTTCCGGGCGACGCGCTGCGGGCCGCCGCCGAGGGTTGA